GGCCATGCATGTTCAAACAGCTAACCAAAAATGAACATAAATGGTTGATATTTCCCCCGATGCCAAGGGGACTTGGCTGTGCCTCTGAAGGCAGACATGTTTTCAATAAGGTACACATGAAGCATTTAAAGCTATAGCGCTTGTTGAGGAGTAAGAGGTGGTGGTAACATATCACTATCAACATTCTCCAGTTGGTCCAGATCAACTTTGGTTTTCCTTGGTTTAATAACCAGTGGTGTATTATGAAGAACAGTTTGTATGTGAGCTTTGAAGCTGTCCTTAAACTCTCTCATATCTTGCTGGAGCTGTAACGCTTCAGCCATGAGTTTCTCATGTCGTTGTTGCAAGTCCGCTAACGTGTTCAAGTTCTGATACATGAGCCGAAGTCCTTCACACATAAAGTTATctgtaggtggcgccacctcCCCAGACATGTAACGTTCATACTCCTCCTCCTCTAAGCTCAGTGATTGGGCGTCGATGTTTTGAATAAATGCAACTGCACAGCACTGAAACAAGAAGAGGCATAAAATAAGTAATTTGGGtgcattttctgatatttttcatcCGGAGACACTTTGGATACACTTTATGTTGTTCATGTGATAACTGCTGGCAAGAGTTACATCAACCAGGCCTTCTTGTGTTAGGTAAAGGAAGCCATAGAAAAAGCCTAGCTGAAGCCAATCTGCTGTCTTCTTGGATGGGGAAGGGAGGGGTGATGAATGATGACTAACAAAGAGCTCAGGAGGTATTTGAAGGCATCTCCACCACTTTGTGTTATGCTTTACTGGCTCCATCATCATAGTCATCAGTATCCTAACTCACCAGATTAGTGAAGTAATATCCCGCCTCTCCACTCATGAGTCGCTTCGGGTTGGCAAACCTAGTTATGAACTGGATATTCGACTGAAGGAGGGGCGGATTAGCCTTGAGGACGATGTAGATCAATGCCGGCAGGAACTCATCAGCACTGGCTGGACCGTTCTTAGACATGCGCAGAATCTCAAAGATATGTTTGCTGCAGTGGACGATGCAGGCAAGTTTGTCCTGTGGAGCCCGCTTTGAGTCCATCTCAATGATATCTGGAAAGAACAATTTGAACAGTCATTAGAATGCAGCTGTACAGCAAGAAGACACTTCAATCGCCTCTTTCAAGTGGAAAGACATAGATAACAAATCTCAAGTGTTTCATAAATCGGTTCACTATTTCATCCAACTTGACATTATATATTTGTCCCGATGACTTTCAACTGACCATAAATTACACCACCCCATAACCTAATAACCTGGAGTTAAATGGACTCAACTGACATGGCTCAAAGTTGGCCACCAAAGCCAGCTAGGCATCACCTAGCAATACATCAATAAGAGACATCTTGCTATTTCGGAGCAGACGCTCTATTGTGACCATTCTTACCTGTGATTGCTGCATCGATGGTGCCGCGAATCTCAAGGTCATTCTCCGTAATCAGAGCATCAAGTTGTTGAGCAGACACCCAGTGAAGACTGCGGATCTTGTTCTGAACGGCGAGATCCTTTTCTTCATCATCTGCTGTTGGCGGACAGAAGACGGTCCGATACATCCGAGTCATGATATATTTTTCGATGAAGTCCATGAGAGTATCGATAGTTTCGCTGGAAATGCCTGAAATACGATACAAGATATTAGTTCCCACAGAAGAAACTTGTTAAAGCCATCTTCATTCACTGTCCTCATTAGGCCTATCTGCTACGGTCACAGAGCTCCCTTCATTCTGCCTGGATCTGATCTCATATTATCATGCATCACAGCAACCTGAGACAAGCAGCACCACAGCAAGAGAACAACTCACCTTTAAAAAGAGTATTGGTATGCAACCTATCACCAATCTTCTGATAAAAATCCTGCACCATCTCAGAGTGCTCGTCGACTGGAATCTCTCCAAGCACCTGAATCTGTTCAATAAATGCGCGCACTTGTCTCGATATGTCTAGAGCAGCTGGTCGACGTAACGTTCGAAGGAAATCAGCAAAGTCTCCACCGACTTGTTGGCTTTCTAAGCTGGTTGTATTGGTGCGATGAGATTCTTTGCGACCGTGATGATCTTGGGATTCTAGAATAAGATGAAGCACACATCACAAGAATGACCTTGACACAACATCAAACTCTGGAATAGTGTCACATTAGTGAGGCCAAAACACAGGATGAGTCAAGGCACAGCTGGCCATGTCTTATCACCTCAATGTCTGTCTAGACCAAATGTAACCACACTCACGCCATCAACCCATCACAAGACTGGCTAGACATGGTCCTCTAGACACTGACCACAGTATCTCCCCAGCTGAATTTGGCACATGTCTCTGAATCGATTAATGGTCAAGAATGTCTGATAGTGGAATCATTGTGATTTAAGAATTTGTTCCATATTTCATAAGAACATTGTGTGAAATCAAACCTACTTGGGTGTGGAGAGAAAGGTCAAACTTTGGACAAGTTGAGAAAGACAAGGTATAGTCACATGACACGAAATAAGAGGGACCAGTTTGATAAGATGTAACAAAGATACCAGCATGACAGGTGtctgctgattggtcaaaattcCTGCTCATGGAAAGTAGTTAATGCTACAGAGTGTTGTGTTCAGAGGCGAGAGTGTTGGGAGTTCTTACCCTTTGTGGAGGTCCTCTTCATAAAGATCGACTTGACAGTGTTGGCTCTCTTCTCTGctatttgtttctttttctccTCAAACTTGAGGAAGGACGCAGTGATGTCTGAAGCACCAGACGgcctgaaatggaaaataatgaaattgttGATGTTGCTACTGATTAAGGCCAAACAGATTAATCATTGTGTCACAGTTGCTTGTGCGTAATATTCATCAAAATGATTCACTCACATCCACCTCATTTCATAAAAATGATGGTTTTCCCAAAAAGAAACTCCCGACTATCCTATTAGATGGAttgtaaatgaagaaatattgCCATCACCTACAGGCTACAGTCACTTGATTTTcatgtgtttttttaaaatgatttataACTTGAGCTAGGTCTCCAGTCTGCAAAATGAGACGTCTTCCAAGTCCTTTTTcgatgcaaacattttcaaccaAGCATCTTCAAAAGAGATCCATACACTGCCTGATACAACTGAAGGATATAACACCTGCTGATGACCACCAAGTGCATTGTCTCTGATCACTTGATCCTGTTCTCAACAGTATGTAACTTAGTCCGCGGCAGAACTTGCACAATCAACCAGAGGAAGCAATGATTTTATCCTGTTTTTTAACAATAATCCAACAAAGAAAGTCAACAATCAACAGGATAGAGCAGACGACACAATGACCACAGCAGACGACACCAGCATCACTTTCTCTCATGGATTCATCTCCTCAACTAAAACATGCTCGCTCCACACAAAGACTGCGAGAAATCTGAGTCACTacatgatgacatcacaaccaATGATTCGTTCAACTCATCACCACATAATAAACCAGGCCGGGATCCCACCATCTTGGATACAGCAGGACAGCTAATTAACCCTCCATCAACAACAAACAAATTTTGACAACAAATAGGCAAACTTTTAATTTGTTGTTATTACCAAAGCAAAACCCAGCTctgtagtaggcctacaatcaTGCAAGTTCAATCACTTATGATAAGTCTATGTGACCACAGAAGCTTGGACACAGATCTCGGGTTTAATTATCATCTTCAAAGAAAAATTGCCTCCTGCTAAGTATTTTCAGATTTCCCCCAGCTATCACATGGCAATCATTCAATAGCACTGACCTGACTAAGTGGAATTGCTCAACAGACAGTTTTGATAAGAATTTGATTTCaactttcagtttcatttttaacAGGAAGTTCCAATTTCAGTTTTAACAGGTTCGATGTCAACTGCCTAAGATTCGCTAAACCACTGAAATGTACTTACTCATGTCAGCACTGATGTTCATATCATACTGGACTGAATAGAATTGAGAACCAGACTCCAACAAAAACTTAtaaaaatacttttctccagAAAAGTGGAGGACAAATGGACCAAAGGAAAGTTTACCTCTTCACAGGTTTCTTCTTGTCCTCGTCATGCTGCAGCTGAGCTTGCTTGGCTTTCTGGTAAACATCCCGGTAACATTTAGAACAAAAGTTCTGCCATGCTGGGTTACCATAGAAACCACAGCCATTCTTACAGAGCAGGTCATCCTCGTTGATGTGGAAGCCACCTTTCTTCTGTGCCTTCGTCTCCGTCATCTTTGGTGGCGTTCTTCGCAGCCAATCTctgttcaaagggttaaaacgtGATTTGGGTGGTACTGAAAATATACAATGTCGTCATGCATCAGAAATGTGCTATGTTTTCGGGAGAGTGGCAGTTCATGCTGCAGGACACCAAGTTATACGGGGTTAGGTTCCCATCCCAAGCTAACCTTTTGTAGCCATTGTCTGGATGATGTCAGATGACTATGTCTGAATATGAACATAGTCTGACTCTCTACTTTTCAGTGGGCTATAAACCTTGacagaaatgtcaacaaaaacaaagTGAAGTGAGGGAAACACTTCCATGATAACATGCACACTGGAAAACAATGTGTCGCCACCTTCCTGGAGGTGGCAAAACCTTGATTGAATTAGCCAACTGATCATTACAAATACAATGGTACATTCAGGGTTCAATAAGGTGCGACTAATCAAGCAACAATAATATGTCAGTTTCATCTCAGTTCGTTAGTTTAGATTTGCACATATTTAAAAGTATATTtgattttttaggaagtttACATTCAACAAGAAATCCGTTGAACACTGGAAACACTTTCGAAAAGACTCCTTCAATCTGAAGTCTATCTACTCTAAGgtttgatgatgaaaaagaaTTCCGTCAAACTTAAGACAGCTGTGGAAATAACGAACCTTCTGAAGACATGACATCAGC
This is a stretch of genomic DNA from Lineus longissimus chromosome 2, tnLinLong1.2, whole genome shotgun sequence. It encodes these proteins:
- the LOC135483417 gene encoding rab5 GDP/GTP exchange factor-like isoform X2; translation: MDADVMSSEVPPKSRFNPLNRDWLRRTPPKMTETKAQKKGGFHINEDDLLCKNGCGFYGNPAWQNFCSKCYRDVYQKAKQAQLQHDEDKKKPVKRPSGASDITASFLKFEEKKKQIAEKRANTVKSIFMKRTSTKESQDHHGRKESHRTNTTSLESQQVGGDFADFLRTLRRPAALDISRQVRAFIEQIQVLGEIPVDEHSEMVQDFYQKIGDRLHTNTLFKGISSETIDTLMDFIEKYIMTRMYRTVFCPPTADDEEKDLAVQNKIRSLHWVSAQQLDALITENDLEIRGTIDAAITDIIEMDSKRAPQDKLACIVHCSKHIFEILRMSKNGPASADEFLPALIYIVLKANPPLLQSNIQFITRFANPKRLMSGEAGYYFTNLCCAVAFIQNIDAQSLSLEEEEYERYMSGEVAPPTDNFMCEGLRLMYQNLNTLADLQQRHEKLMAEALQLQQDMREFKDSFKAHIQTVLHNTPLVIKPRKTKVDLDQLENVDSDMLPPPLTPQQAL
- the LOC135483417 gene encoding rab5 GDP/GTP exchange factor-like isoform X3 — protein: MTETKAQKKGGFHINEDDLLCKNGCGFYGNPAWQNFCSKCYRDVYQKAKQAQLQHDEDKKKPVKRPSGASDITASFLKFEEKKKQIAEKRANTVKSIFMKRTSTKESQDHHGRKESHRTNTTSLESQQVGGDFADFLRTLRRPAALDISRQVRAFIEQIQVLGEIPVDEHSEMVQDFYQKIGDRLHTNTLFKGISSETIDTLMDFIEKYIMTRMYRTVFCPPTADDEEKDLAVQNKIRSLHWVSAQQLDALITENDLEIRGTIDAAITDIIEMDSKRAPQDKLACIVHCSKHIFEILRMSKNGPASADEFLPALIYIVLKANPPLLQSNIQFITRFANPKRLMSGEAGYYFTNLCCAVAFIQNIDAQSLSLEEEEYERYMSGEVAPPTDNFMCEGLRLMYQNLNTLADLQQRHEKLMAEALQLQQDMREFKDSFKAHIQTVLHNTPLVIKPRKTKVDLDQLENVDSDMLPPPLTPQQAL
- the LOC135483417 gene encoding rab5 GDP/GTP exchange factor-like isoform X1, which translates into the protein MKDLNKFTIFTTIGSLDWILLNRPKGYIKLEPILSTDLPVPPKSRFNPLNRDWLRRTPPKMTETKAQKKGGFHINEDDLLCKNGCGFYGNPAWQNFCSKCYRDVYQKAKQAQLQHDEDKKKPVKRPSGASDITASFLKFEEKKKQIAEKRANTVKSIFMKRTSTKESQDHHGRKESHRTNTTSLESQQVGGDFADFLRTLRRPAALDISRQVRAFIEQIQVLGEIPVDEHSEMVQDFYQKIGDRLHTNTLFKGISSETIDTLMDFIEKYIMTRMYRTVFCPPTADDEEKDLAVQNKIRSLHWVSAQQLDALITENDLEIRGTIDAAITDIIEMDSKRAPQDKLACIVHCSKHIFEILRMSKNGPASADEFLPALIYIVLKANPPLLQSNIQFITRFANPKRLMSGEAGYYFTNLCCAVAFIQNIDAQSLSLEEEEYERYMSGEVAPPTDNFMCEGLRLMYQNLNTLADLQQRHEKLMAEALQLQQDMREFKDSFKAHIQTVLHNTPLVIKPRKTKVDLDQLENVDSDMLPPPLTPQQAL